The sequence AGAAATGAGCCAATCATCAGCCATAAGTGATTTTATCAACAAGTCATGACTTCATCAGGTTAAAACAAAACTCCCACAGCTatcccaggcttccctgggctgGAATACAGTATCACTTCACAATTCAGATAACTTTCTGAGTTTTCAGCTGCTGTTTTATAGGTACACTTTTGCCCATTTTATAAGGATGAAATTAATACAAGCTAAAAATGCAGAGAAGCACAAGTATGTCTCTGCCTTATTTACACCACCATGCTGTAGTTACCCTACACAGCTGCTGTTCCTATCTTTATAAAACACACTGTAATgggctttatttactttttttaacaaTGTGTGAAGCATTCCCTGAACTAATGGCAATATTGAAGTGAGTCCCACAGGCTTCTGTTCACACAGCTTACCAGTGCTAGTTGCACCTGTCACCTTTTCCACCGCCTTCTGAGTTTTTCACTCTCTTCCCATTTAGAAAAACCCATCGTGAGtaaccagcaggtggggaccagcttgTCTGTAtgcatgtctctctttccttcaagCACTTAGCAAGGAGGCAAgtgaatgtttctttttctttcttttgttcattgAACTGTGCTATATCCCTGGCTCAAAATGAGATGATCTAGAATTGCCTCTGTGTTGGCATTCAAATGAacacatcgggagtcgggctgtagcgcagcgggttaagcgcaggtggcgcaaagcacaaggaccggcataaggatcccggttcgaaccccggctccccacctgcaggggagtcgcttcacaggcggtgaagcaggtctgcaggtgtctatctttctctcctcctctctgtcttcccctcctctctccatttctctctgtcctatctaacaacaacaacaataaaacaacaagggcaacaaaagggaataaataaaataaatatttaaaaaaacttaaaaataaataaaataaaataaaataaaataaaatgaacacatCCTGGTGCAGGATGACGGACCTagtttgggggtgggagtgtttttcagacatctGTCTtgcagagatgagaaattgtacccgtgtaccaacaactacactgtaaaccattaacctccccccaaaacacacacacacaaacaaacaaacaagcacttTATGGGAACAGGCAGTTTTAAGTGCAGAGCATTACAGTAATCCGTAGAGTGACTATAAAGAAAAGATGACTCATTTGCAAAATGGGTTTCTCCCAAGGAAGGGGAGCTTCAGATAACTTTCTGATTTTTCCCTCCAATCGACATTAATTTACTGAGTATCTCTGAGGTCATGTGGGGAGTACAAAGATAAACAAGATAGGATCCTGCCTTCAGCAGCTTCAATCTAACAGGGCAAAAAGGACATGTAGATAAAAATAGAAGTTCGGGATGACAGAAAACATGTTAAGGagccggacagtggcacacctggttgagctcaaggacctgaggttaagccccagttcccacctgcagggggcagagcTTCACAAactgaagcagtgcagcagaggtttttctgcctctccctcccttctcaatttctctctgtcctagtaaatagaaagtaaggaggaaaaaaaggaagagagagaaagagaaagaagctgcagggaacaatggatttgtcatgcaggcactgagcgccactaataaccctggtggctataaaaTAAGATTAAGACTGGGGGCCAGGTGCAcatagggttaagcgcacatggtgcaaagtgcaaggaccagaccaaggttcctggtttgagcccccagctccccatctgcaggggggtcgcttcacaaatggttaagcaggtctgcaggtgtctgtctttctctccccctctctatcttcccctcctctcttgatgtctctctgtcctacccaacaacaacagcaataacaataacaacaacaataagggcaacaaaaatggaaaaaaaatggcctccaggagcagtggatttgtagtgcaggcactgagccctggtgataaccctggaggcaaatgaataaataaataaataaacttaagatTGCTAATAAACTCTGGGAATTTAGGGCTACCAACTTTTCCATAATGGAGGGAATCAGGCATCTGACTTTGACCTTGGAGTGTGGGTTGGATGCTAGTCAACtatgtgtgtacatgtacatGAATGGGTGTGGTCAGGGCAAGACTGAAGACAGCACTGAACAACAGGCTAGACAACGtttagggaagagagaagagccaTTCTCGGCTAAAGCaaagaaagctaaaaaaaaaaaaaagaggaaagaaaggaagaaaagatgaagaggaagaagaagaggaagaagaagagaaggagaaggagattgaCACAAACGTATAAAATTACATAATAACTAGAGGATACTGACACAAAAATATATTCACCTTACAGTGAATTGAGTTTTAAAAACTACACTTAGTGAATGTAAAAGTAAAAAAGTCGCTGAGTTTCATATGAGAAGAGAAAGTTAAGAGTTTTTCTGTTTACATTGGTTTTATTTGTTATGTTCTAACTATTCACAAGTCACCTGTTACTtcatgatggagcagtgctgtgtggcATAGAATGTAGCCTCTAGAAGTCAGATTGGGGCcagggtagtagtgcagcaagttgagtgcacatgttaccatgcacaagggcacaggttcaagccccccctcccgtctccacctgagagggggaagcttcatgattggtgaagcactgctacaggtgtcttcccctctcttcatctcccccttccagctcaatttctttctattttgtcaaataaaaaaaggaggaaagaggaaaaaatggcaaccagaagtggtgggttcattgtgcaggcaccaagccccccaataactctgatggcaataagggaaaggaaggaagggaggtaggaaggaaggaaaaggaaggaaagaaggaaggaaggaaggaaggaaggaaggaaggaaggaaggaaggaaggaagagctcAGGTTAAATGGGTTTGAATCCTGGCTCCATGATTCACTGACCATCTTGGATTAGTTATTTAGCTTAATTCCCCTGTGCCCCAGTTTGctaatctacaaaatgaagatacaacAATGTATATCTTATAGAGATCTGTTTATTTTCTTGCCAGTATTGCACAGTACATGCAAAACTCTTAGACAGTGCCCAGTGAATTATAAACACTATCACTAACATTACTTACTACTGTCATTCCACAGACTCATCATTAGCCTGAGCGCTTTCAACCTGTGatttatgaattttatttttctctttgttgatTCTTGTTTGGAATAGTCTTCAACTGCTGAACCTCTCCAAACCACCTTTATGGCACCTCTGCTAAGTTTAACTCagtcttgccaaaaaaaaaagtatatcaatAGCAAATAGAAAAGTATCAATAGCAGACTTCTAAAACTTTTAAAACTACTTAAGGCAACAGTTATTCTCCTAAGcctctgaaattaaaaataaaaagtgagagagagatgaaggggaaAGCAATAAACACTAAGTGTCTATCTACTTGAGATACACTATGTACCTTACATGTAATTTGTAGGGGTAGGGGATGAAATCTGTGAAAGCACTTTAGAATTAACTTTGGTTATAAGTATACACTTTTGCAGTATTACTTGTACCATCCATCGCTCCCCAATACCCCCATTTCTGTATCAATCCCAAGAGGCAAGCAGAAGCAGCCGGAGTGTTGCAAGAGGAGGGTTCTTGGCCCTTTGGGCTGTGCTCACGTGGAACCATTCCTGCTGCTCTGAGTTTACAGAATTTTATTTGCATAGAAGAACTGCAGGAGCTCTGGATGATAATGGCTCTGAAAGAAATTAGCAAAGGTACACATGAGGGAAGATTCAGTCAGGTCCCTTGACCGTGGAAAGAGAAGACGGTTGTTGATTACCAAGCACGAGAACAAGCCGTCTTGATGGCCAGTGATGGCGGCAGGGTGGCCTGCTCTCCACTGAGGATCTAAACAGCCACAGCCAATGTGTCCTGTGCATAATCCTCCAGGTGCTTTTGTCATTGCCTTGCATTTAGGGACCAATTACAATTGAAATGTACTTGGCCAAGAGTTGTTTTATGGAAGGGAACTCCCAAACACCGGGAGGGCAGGGGCCCTGGGAGGGTTGTCTCTCCACCTTTGCTCACTCACCAGCTGCCTACAGAGCTTCGGATTCCTCGGCTCATCTTCACTCTGGAAGCTGTATTCCTTCCTTTGTATCAAGTAGGGGGAACAGGCTCTAAATGTTGTCTTGCAAGCCTGAGAAAAAGAATGTCACCACGGCATCATGAAAAAATATCAAGACTGGGGTCAAGTGGCGGCACACTCAGGAGAGCACAcattgttacaatgtgtaaggaccagggttcaagccctgggctcctacctgcagggggaaagcttcacaagcagtgaagcaatgcttcagctgtttctctatctcccacttcaatctcaaattctctctgcctctaccaaatagatgtatacatttttaaaaagaaagaataaatacatttttaaaaagaaagaatattatcAAGGTGTTTTATAACCAGGTTATCCCAGGAGAATGCAGCCAACCCTTAGTCTCAAGGCTATTGAGAGTCTGATAGTAACTTCCTGGAAGTTTGGAAATTGGAACCCTAAAGGGTCTGTTAAATGACCGTGTGTATAATTTCAGGCAGGTGAGGAGGACATTGCTTCATAGTTGACCACAACACTTGTTACTCCGCCATCAAAAATACTGCTGAGTTCTCTAGCTGTGAGTTCCTTAGCTCAATCTTGCTccgtttttttcccttcctccaccCTTCTTCCTCTGTCACATACACTAAATTAAAGAAGAGTGGTGTGTTACAGCCCTCAGCTTACAGTGATTTTAAAACAATCACCCAGCCCCACTTCAAGGCTGACCTGAGGATGACCCAGCCAACCCTGTTGGGTCACATTTGCTCCAAGAAGTAAACAAAAGCTTCACCTGAAATTGAGAAGCCATGGCTGGAGGGCCAGTCCTGCAGTGTCATGCTGAAAGCTAATTAGCATAAATGAATACTCTCTGTGTGGAGCTCTGCCCCCACCCTCCATTAACCTGAATTTACTTAGCAATGGCAGGTGCTGGGACTGAGCAGATATAGCAGGAGCAAATGAAAAATAATGTTTATAACGTTTActgggtggcacacccagtagagtgtgcatgctacagtgcacaaagacctgggttcaagcccctagtctctacctgcagagaggcagcttcatgagcagtaaagcagtgctgcatgtgtctattcctctctatctcctccttgcctctcaatttctttgtctctatcctaactaactaaataaatacaatttttaaaagaaaaataacattgtCTGGAGCTTCATCTATTTGGGCCAATATTTTTTAGACTAGATTAGATCAGACTAGACTAGATTAGATGAGATTAGGaagtgccacagcactgaagcctcccaAGTGCAGCTGGATAGCCCTGTGGTATACAGGGCCTCACACCAGGGGGACCTACATGAGTACACAGGTAACctgtcaggtgagctatctcaccagtccCCTAAAATAAAGTTTTGTTCCAGGAACCATTCGATGTTGAGGAGTCCCCCTTTCTGAACTGGCTGCTGTGTGGCTGAGTGGGCAGCACTGAAGTGTCAGGAACTGAGCATGTGGCATCTCAATCCACAGGCCTCTCTCTAGGGTGGGCACAGGGGTCATGTGGTTGGTCGCAAAGTCACAGCCTTACCTTGGCCACCTGGGGGTTCCTGTCCTGCAAGTGGATAAGGAGGGAATCCTGTGTCTGCTTCACCTGCCTGGTGAAAAACTTCTTCCATTTCCGCCCAGCGAAGGCAGCCAGCTGCCCGAACAAGACGAAGGCTGAGTATCTCAGGCTGTCGTTCTCCTGTGGATGCCCCGGGGCAACAAAGCCACAACCCAGGTCACTCTCCAAAGGCAGGGGCAGCAGAAAACATCAAAGACCCTGCCTTCTGCTGCGGGGAACAGGGTGGGCCCCCAAATCCACTAAAGCATTAAGCTGGTGAACATGGAGACACAGGGGCCTAGCTGACCCCCAGTCCCATGATCCTTTGCTCCAACAGACAGGAGAACTGAACTTGAGGTGGGGAAAGCATCACTAGTGCTACTCCcagattttgttttatatttagttattttataaGATAGAAGAGAggcagaccagagcatcacttggtCACATCACACCATGGATCaagcctgggacctcacacattcagggaatgtgctctacccactgggcCACTAGCCCACCTGATTCCCAGGGGctggttgtttttcattatttaatgTTTCAGAACAAGGGTTCATTTATATGGTTCAAAATTCAAAATAATCTCCCTTAAAAAAAAgttgctgtggtccaggaggtgactcagtggacaaagcactgactctcaagcgagaggtcctgagtttgatccccggcagcacacgtaccagagtgatgtccagttcttaccctctcttcctatctttctcattaattaataaataaaatctttattttaaaaaaagtaactcTCAGGGCCCAGTGatggcacagctggctgagcacacaccttaccatgtgcaagggcctgggttcaaactcccagtctccccctgcacaaatggtgaagcttcacaagtggtgtctctttttctctccctgtcccctttcaatttctctctgccttatcaaattaaataaatcttgCTTTTTAAGTAAGTTCGATCTGTAAGACTCTCTACCTGCCACCAAGTTCTTCTCTCCTCCCAGAAAATAATGGCTATGAGATTGTGTATCCCTCCAGAAAAcccagaagaaagagagaagtccAGATCACATTGTCCTTTCACATGTTTTTTTCACCACAGGGCAGCAACCTCCACCACTACTAGGCTCTTTGGTTGCTCTATCAGTCTATTGTCAAtccagaaagaaaggaatgttCACTCTTGGAGTATGGGTGGGGGGGCGTTACAGACTCGTTCATTCCTCTGCTTATTTTCTGTGCATTTTAGCTAGGCCCTCTCTTTCCTGTGGCtctgtgttgggaaattgtgcagatgtggctgacattggcagggcccacaaccaccatatttccatgcaagtattattatttacataccaatcttctgctttgtcttacaaatgactaaaggtctcctccccaccacgttatccccctCAGGGTATTACTAATTCCCGCCAGCTGGATCCCTAGCAATGGTGGTTGCTAGGGAGGTTCTTCCATTTCCATTgcccctcccacttatggtattgtaaagccacttccatttctggtctctcttcccctctccccctctgctcttcctcttctctctttttctctcccacatcccaacctggagaagggctggcgtgcagagcgggaggcggccattgtggtttggcaccaagtagcttaacccgctgtgctcacgccGACTCAGGGGCACCCGCCGGAATAAAGacttgtattgctaccaccacgaacttggttcctggatcctctctcccgcctgcgacgctagcccggcagctCTGTGTTATCTGCAGTCAAAAGTTATATGTCAATCCTGACACCCTTACAACACCTGCCACTCTAGTCTACTGGCCAGTTGTCCCTGAATGTATGTCTATGGGTcagttcttccttcctctttaaaGTGAGCTTTACTCTAAGTATCTCCCTCCCAGGTGAGAAGACCAAGGTATGGAATATCTCAGTAATGTTTGTGCCAGTAGTACCATCAGCTAACAGAACGAGGGTTGTAAC is a genomic window of Erinaceus europaeus chromosome 15, mEriEur2.1, whole genome shotgun sequence containing:
- the MRO gene encoding protein maestro isoform X1; amino-acid sequence: MDQAERNPGQPLSIPSSQGKKKRTSMASFLSKVSWKLRFQKREPMKNAFLLLAERAQDPSARKRHMAMRGLGTLACESPDKLRKYKKLVLDLLVHGLYDPMSSEVIHESMKTLSIILNKIQGKGLGSFFIDITLQTRTLLDDENDSLRYSAFVLFGQLAAFAGRKWKKFFTRQVKQTQDSLLIHLQDRNPQVAKACKTTFRACSPYLIQRKEYSFQSEDEPRNPKLCRQLAMTKAPGGLCTGHIGCGCLDPQWRAGHPAAITGHQDGLFSCLVINNRLLFPRSRDLTESSLMCTFANFFQSHYHPELLQFFYANKIL